In the genome of Chrysemys picta bellii isolate R12L10 chromosome 17, ASM1138683v2, whole genome shotgun sequence, one region contains:
- the STRN4 gene encoding striatin-4 isoform X2: protein MRGLSCGSLIETPVETGTSPCLLGIGAQVAFLQGERKGQENLKTDLVRRIKMLEYALKQERSKYHKLKFGTEPNQGEKRADLSEPVSNGPAETTSLESNPLVWKEGRQLLRQYLEEVGYTDTILDMRSKRVRSLLGRCSVELNGTVEPSDLGLGPAPGPTGLNGGESLLVKQIEEQIKRNAGKETKDRISSSVMEKIPFLQNCEDEDSDEEEDLEGLPLETQRQHKKQRVKLATKPLMPEVEDEEDDEDSEDALNEFDFLGSGENGEGSGDARRTGDGNELESRRVKLQGMLADLRDVDGLPPKPSIPSAISSHPRSHEGSLGFSSDVFIMDTIGGGEVSLGDLADLTVTNDNELSCDLSDGKDAFKKTWNPKFTLRSHYDGIRALVFHHTESALVTASEDGTLKLWNLQKTVAAKKNAALDVEPVYAFRAHRGPVLSVAMGCNSEYCYSGGTDTKIRFWRVPDLSMDPYDSYDPGVLSNVLEGHTDAIWGLAFSPSKNRLASCSADGTVRIWDPSENPSCLSTYNTEREYGIPTSVVFASTDPAHVVAAFRTGNTVLYDLETSQPILTLESRAATGFSQINHVVSHPTQPVTITAHDDRGIRFLDNRTGKAIHSMVAHLDAVTCLAVDPNGVFLMSGSHDCSLRLWNLDNKTCVQEITAHRKKHEEAIHAVAFHPSKALIASAGADALAKVFV, encoded by the exons ATGAGAGGCCTGTCCTGCGGGAGCCTGATCGAGACACCCGTTGAAACGGGAACCTCTCCCTGTCTGCTCGGGATAGGG GCCCAAGTGGCAtttctgcagggagagaggaagggccAAGAGAACCTCAAGACAGACCTCGTGCGCAGGATAAAGATGTTGGAGTATGCCTTAAAGCAAGAAAG GTCAAAATACCACAAGCTGAAGTTTGGAACCGAACCGAACCAAGGGGAGAAGAGAGCAGATCTGTCAGAACCAG TTTCCAATGGCCCAGCGGAAACAACTTCACTGGAAAGCAACCCACTGGTGTGGAAAGAAGGGCGCCAGCTGCTCCGGCA gtACCTGGAAGAAGTGGGCTACACAGACACCATCCTGGACATGCGCTCCAAGCGAGTGCGCTCCCTGCTGGGCCGCTGCTCCGTGGAGCTGAACGGCACTGTGGAGCCCAGCGATTTGGGGCTGGGCCCCGCTCCGGGCCCCACTGGGCTGAACGGGGGCGAGTCGTTGCTTGTCAAACAGATCGAGGAACAGATTAAAAG GAACGCTGGGAAGGAGACAAAGGATCGGATCAGCAGCTCGGTGATGGAGAAAATCCCCTTCCTCCAGAACTGCGAGGACGAGGACAGCGATGAAGAGGAAGATCTGGAAGGCCTTCCTCTCGAAACCCAGCGGCAGCACAAGAAACAGCGAGTAAAG CTTGCCACAAAGCCCCTGATGCCTGAGGTGGAGGATGAGGAGGATGATGAAGACTCTGAGGATGCCTTGAACGAGTTTGACTTCTTGGGCTCTGGGGAGAACGGCGAGGGCTCCGGGGACGCCCGGCGCACCGGGGACGGGAACGAGCTCG AGAGCCGGAGAGTTAAGCTTCAAGGCATGCTTGCCGATCTCCGGGATGTTGATGGGCTCCCTCCTAAACCATCTATTCCATCTGCCATCTCCAGTCATCCCAGGTCTCACGAAG ggtCGCTTGGCTTCTCCTCGGACGTGTTTATCATGGACACCATCGGCGGAGGGGAAGTAAGTCTGGGGGACCTGGCAGACCTGACCGTCACCAACGACAACGAGCTCAGTTGTGAC CTGTCGGATGGCAAGGACGCCTTTAAGAAGACCTGGAATCCCAAGTTCACCCTCCGGAGTCACTACGATGGGATCCGGGCCCTGGTTTTCCACCACACGGAGTCCGCGCTGGTCACTGCCTCTGAGGACGGCACGCTGAAGCTGTGGAACCTCCAGAAGACGGTTGCTGCCAAAAA GAACGCCGCACTGGACGTGGAGCCGGTCTACGCTTTCCGGGCGCACAG GGGTCCAGTGCTCTCCGTTGCCATGGGCTGTAACAGTGAATATTGCTACAGTGGCGGAACGGACACCAAGATCCGCTTCTGGAGGGTCCCGGATTTGAGCATGGATCCATACGACAGTTATG ATCCAGGAGTCCTCAGCAACGTCCTGGAAGGCCACACGGATGCGATCTGGGGCCTGGCATTCAGCCCTTCCAAGAACCGCCTGGCTTCGTGTTCAGCAGATGGCACGGTCAGAATATGGGACCCTAGCGAGAACCCATCCTGCCTCAGCACCTACAACACGGAGCGTG AGTACGGAATCCCTACCTCTGTCGTGTTCGCCAGCACGGACCCTGCCCATGTTGTGGCCGCCTTCCGAACAGGCAACACGGTGCTGTACGACCTGGAGACCTCCCAGCCCATCCTGACGCTGGAATCCAGAGCTGCCACTG GATTCAGTCAAATCAATCACGTGGTGAGCCACCCGACGCAGCCCGTCACCATCACGGCGCACGACGACCGAGGAATCCGCTTCTTGGACAACCGGACAG GGAAAGCCATCCACTCCATGGTCGCTCACTTGGACGCTGTCACCTGCCTCGCCGTGGACCCCAACGGGGTCTTCCTCATGTCTGGAA GCCACGACTGCTCCCTGCGCCTCTGGAACCTGGACAACAAGACGTGCGTGCAGGAGATCACGGCCCACCGCAAGAAACACGAGGAGGCCATCCATGCTGTGGCCTTCCACCCTAGCAAGGCCCTGATTGCCAGTGCCGGGGCCGACGCCCTGGCCAAGGTCTTTGTATGA
- the STRN4 gene encoding striatin-4 isoform X1, with the protein MWQPPGSMMEAERVLVRAQQAPGPAGAEPPPPPPQAPGRAAAGAGPGELSLPGILHYIQHEWARFEAEKSRWEAERAELQAQVAFLQGERKGQENLKTDLVRRIKMLEYALKQERSKYHKLKFGTEPNQGEKRADLSEPVSNGPAETTSLESNPLVWKEGRQLLRQYLEEVGYTDTILDMRSKRVRSLLGRCSVELNGTVEPSDLGLGPAPGPTGLNGGESLLVKQIEEQIKRNAGKETKDRISSSVMEKIPFLQNCEDEDSDEEEDLEGLPLETQRQHKKQRVKLATKPLMPEVEDEEDDEDSEDALNEFDFLGSGENGEGSGDARRTGDGNELESRRVKLQGMLADLRDVDGLPPKPSIPSAISSHPRSHEGSLGFSSDVFIMDTIGGGEVSLGDLADLTVTNDNELSCDLSDGKDAFKKTWNPKFTLRSHYDGIRALVFHHTESALVTASEDGTLKLWNLQKTVAAKKNAALDVEPVYAFRAHRGPVLSVAMGCNSEYCYSGGTDTKIRFWRVPDLSMDPYDSYDPGVLSNVLEGHTDAIWGLAFSPSKNRLASCSADGTVRIWDPSENPSCLSTYNTEREYGIPTSVVFASTDPAHVVAAFRTGNTVLYDLETSQPILTLESRAATGFSQINHVVSHPTQPVTITAHDDRGIRFLDNRTGKAIHSMVAHLDAVTCLAVDPNGVFLMSGSHDCSLRLWNLDNKTCVQEITAHRKKHEEAIHAVAFHPSKALIASAGADALAKVFV; encoded by the exons ATGTGGCAGCCGCCGGGATCCATGATGGAGGCTGAGCGGGTGCTGGTGCGGGCCCAgcaggccccgggcccggcgggGGCAgagccgccgccccccccgccgcagGCCCCGGGCCGGGCGGCcgcaggggccgggcccggcgaGCTCAGCCTGCCTGGCATCCTGCACTACATCCAGCACGAGTGGGCCCGCTTCGAGGCCGAGAAGAGCCGCTGGGAGGCCGAGCGGGCCGAGCTGCAG GCCCAAGTGGCAtttctgcagggagagaggaagggccAAGAGAACCTCAAGACAGACCTCGTGCGCAGGATAAAGATGTTGGAGTATGCCTTAAAGCAAGAAAG GTCAAAATACCACAAGCTGAAGTTTGGAACCGAACCGAACCAAGGGGAGAAGAGAGCAGATCTGTCAGAACCAG TTTCCAATGGCCCAGCGGAAACAACTTCACTGGAAAGCAACCCACTGGTGTGGAAAGAAGGGCGCCAGCTGCTCCGGCA gtACCTGGAAGAAGTGGGCTACACAGACACCATCCTGGACATGCGCTCCAAGCGAGTGCGCTCCCTGCTGGGCCGCTGCTCCGTGGAGCTGAACGGCACTGTGGAGCCCAGCGATTTGGGGCTGGGCCCCGCTCCGGGCCCCACTGGGCTGAACGGGGGCGAGTCGTTGCTTGTCAAACAGATCGAGGAACAGATTAAAAG GAACGCTGGGAAGGAGACAAAGGATCGGATCAGCAGCTCGGTGATGGAGAAAATCCCCTTCCTCCAGAACTGCGAGGACGAGGACAGCGATGAAGAGGAAGATCTGGAAGGCCTTCCTCTCGAAACCCAGCGGCAGCACAAGAAACAGCGAGTAAAG CTTGCCACAAAGCCCCTGATGCCTGAGGTGGAGGATGAGGAGGATGATGAAGACTCTGAGGATGCCTTGAACGAGTTTGACTTCTTGGGCTCTGGGGAGAACGGCGAGGGCTCCGGGGACGCCCGGCGCACCGGGGACGGGAACGAGCTCG AGAGCCGGAGAGTTAAGCTTCAAGGCATGCTTGCCGATCTCCGGGATGTTGATGGGCTCCCTCCTAAACCATCTATTCCATCTGCCATCTCCAGTCATCCCAGGTCTCACGAAG ggtCGCTTGGCTTCTCCTCGGACGTGTTTATCATGGACACCATCGGCGGAGGGGAAGTAAGTCTGGGGGACCTGGCAGACCTGACCGTCACCAACGACAACGAGCTCAGTTGTGAC CTGTCGGATGGCAAGGACGCCTTTAAGAAGACCTGGAATCCCAAGTTCACCCTCCGGAGTCACTACGATGGGATCCGGGCCCTGGTTTTCCACCACACGGAGTCCGCGCTGGTCACTGCCTCTGAGGACGGCACGCTGAAGCTGTGGAACCTCCAGAAGACGGTTGCTGCCAAAAA GAACGCCGCACTGGACGTGGAGCCGGTCTACGCTTTCCGGGCGCACAG GGGTCCAGTGCTCTCCGTTGCCATGGGCTGTAACAGTGAATATTGCTACAGTGGCGGAACGGACACCAAGATCCGCTTCTGGAGGGTCCCGGATTTGAGCATGGATCCATACGACAGTTATG ATCCAGGAGTCCTCAGCAACGTCCTGGAAGGCCACACGGATGCGATCTGGGGCCTGGCATTCAGCCCTTCCAAGAACCGCCTGGCTTCGTGTTCAGCAGATGGCACGGTCAGAATATGGGACCCTAGCGAGAACCCATCCTGCCTCAGCACCTACAACACGGAGCGTG AGTACGGAATCCCTACCTCTGTCGTGTTCGCCAGCACGGACCCTGCCCATGTTGTGGCCGCCTTCCGAACAGGCAACACGGTGCTGTACGACCTGGAGACCTCCCAGCCCATCCTGACGCTGGAATCCAGAGCTGCCACTG GATTCAGTCAAATCAATCACGTGGTGAGCCACCCGACGCAGCCCGTCACCATCACGGCGCACGACGACCGAGGAATCCGCTTCTTGGACAACCGGACAG GGAAAGCCATCCACTCCATGGTCGCTCACTTGGACGCTGTCACCTGCCTCGCCGTGGACCCCAACGGGGTCTTCCTCATGTCTGGAA GCCACGACTGCTCCCTGCGCCTCTGGAACCTGGACAACAAGACGTGCGTGCAGGAGATCACGGCCCACCGCAAGAAACACGAGGAGGCCATCCATGCTGTGGCCTTCCACCCTAGCAAGGCCCTGATTGCCAGTGCCGGGGCCGACGCCCTGGCCAAGGTCTTTGTATGA
- the STRN4 gene encoding striatin-4 isoform X3, protein MLEYALKQERSKYHKLKFGTEPNQGEKRADLSEPVSNGPAETTSLESNPLVWKEGRQLLRQYLEEVGYTDTILDMRSKRVRSLLGRCSVELNGTVEPSDLGLGPAPGPTGLNGGESLLVKQIEEQIKRNAGKETKDRISSSVMEKIPFLQNCEDEDSDEEEDLEGLPLETQRQHKKQRVKLATKPLMPEVEDEEDDEDSEDALNEFDFLGSGENGEGSGDARRTGDGNELESRRVKLQGMLADLRDVDGLPPKPSIPSAISSHPRSHEGSLGFSSDVFIMDTIGGGEVSLGDLADLTVTNDNELSCDLSDGKDAFKKTWNPKFTLRSHYDGIRALVFHHTESALVTASEDGTLKLWNLQKTVAAKKNAALDVEPVYAFRAHRGPVLSVAMGCNSEYCYSGGTDTKIRFWRVPDLSMDPYDSYDPGVLSNVLEGHTDAIWGLAFSPSKNRLASCSADGTVRIWDPSENPSCLSTYNTEREYGIPTSVVFASTDPAHVVAAFRTGNTVLYDLETSQPILTLESRAATGFSQINHVVSHPTQPVTITAHDDRGIRFLDNRTGKAIHSMVAHLDAVTCLAVDPNGVFLMSGSHDCSLRLWNLDNKTCVQEITAHRKKHEEAIHAVAFHPSKALIASAGADALAKVFV, encoded by the exons ATGTTGGAGTATGCCTTAAAGCAAGAAAG GTCAAAATACCACAAGCTGAAGTTTGGAACCGAACCGAACCAAGGGGAGAAGAGAGCAGATCTGTCAGAACCAG TTTCCAATGGCCCAGCGGAAACAACTTCACTGGAAAGCAACCCACTGGTGTGGAAAGAAGGGCGCCAGCTGCTCCGGCA gtACCTGGAAGAAGTGGGCTACACAGACACCATCCTGGACATGCGCTCCAAGCGAGTGCGCTCCCTGCTGGGCCGCTGCTCCGTGGAGCTGAACGGCACTGTGGAGCCCAGCGATTTGGGGCTGGGCCCCGCTCCGGGCCCCACTGGGCTGAACGGGGGCGAGTCGTTGCTTGTCAAACAGATCGAGGAACAGATTAAAAG GAACGCTGGGAAGGAGACAAAGGATCGGATCAGCAGCTCGGTGATGGAGAAAATCCCCTTCCTCCAGAACTGCGAGGACGAGGACAGCGATGAAGAGGAAGATCTGGAAGGCCTTCCTCTCGAAACCCAGCGGCAGCACAAGAAACAGCGAGTAAAG CTTGCCACAAAGCCCCTGATGCCTGAGGTGGAGGATGAGGAGGATGATGAAGACTCTGAGGATGCCTTGAACGAGTTTGACTTCTTGGGCTCTGGGGAGAACGGCGAGGGCTCCGGGGACGCCCGGCGCACCGGGGACGGGAACGAGCTCG AGAGCCGGAGAGTTAAGCTTCAAGGCATGCTTGCCGATCTCCGGGATGTTGATGGGCTCCCTCCTAAACCATCTATTCCATCTGCCATCTCCAGTCATCCCAGGTCTCACGAAG ggtCGCTTGGCTTCTCCTCGGACGTGTTTATCATGGACACCATCGGCGGAGGGGAAGTAAGTCTGGGGGACCTGGCAGACCTGACCGTCACCAACGACAACGAGCTCAGTTGTGAC CTGTCGGATGGCAAGGACGCCTTTAAGAAGACCTGGAATCCCAAGTTCACCCTCCGGAGTCACTACGATGGGATCCGGGCCCTGGTTTTCCACCACACGGAGTCCGCGCTGGTCACTGCCTCTGAGGACGGCACGCTGAAGCTGTGGAACCTCCAGAAGACGGTTGCTGCCAAAAA GAACGCCGCACTGGACGTGGAGCCGGTCTACGCTTTCCGGGCGCACAG GGGTCCAGTGCTCTCCGTTGCCATGGGCTGTAACAGTGAATATTGCTACAGTGGCGGAACGGACACCAAGATCCGCTTCTGGAGGGTCCCGGATTTGAGCATGGATCCATACGACAGTTATG ATCCAGGAGTCCTCAGCAACGTCCTGGAAGGCCACACGGATGCGATCTGGGGCCTGGCATTCAGCCCTTCCAAGAACCGCCTGGCTTCGTGTTCAGCAGATGGCACGGTCAGAATATGGGACCCTAGCGAGAACCCATCCTGCCTCAGCACCTACAACACGGAGCGTG AGTACGGAATCCCTACCTCTGTCGTGTTCGCCAGCACGGACCCTGCCCATGTTGTGGCCGCCTTCCGAACAGGCAACACGGTGCTGTACGACCTGGAGACCTCCCAGCCCATCCTGACGCTGGAATCCAGAGCTGCCACTG GATTCAGTCAAATCAATCACGTGGTGAGCCACCCGACGCAGCCCGTCACCATCACGGCGCACGACGACCGAGGAATCCGCTTCTTGGACAACCGGACAG GGAAAGCCATCCACTCCATGGTCGCTCACTTGGACGCTGTCACCTGCCTCGCCGTGGACCCCAACGGGGTCTTCCTCATGTCTGGAA GCCACGACTGCTCCCTGCGCCTCTGGAACCTGGACAACAAGACGTGCGTGCAGGAGATCACGGCCCACCGCAAGAAACACGAGGAGGCCATCCATGCTGTGGCCTTCCACCCTAGCAAGGCCCTGATTGCCAGTGCCGGGGCCGACGCCCTGGCCAAGGTCTTTGTATGA
- the FKRP gene encoding ribitol 5-phosphate transferase FKRP produces MRITFCQGVLALAIVINLLILYYVSRLQQRMLHRHRDHVQPSSRLLPVPQRPGVTVIIREFEDFENYVPDVVQAFLKQKPEQPVMVAADTLPYPPLVLPDAPNVQLVILKPAPDQPAHMSRPDMYVKTEYVALVPDGVKVDSTRQLDRMLEEFKANQGRVQMVAAPVQSLTPLQCLNLKVSLRKWTAEYSIAPSTRLCTALKGDAVILLRTKDLFNLSTPLAKPLLTSLFIQTSLRGWTVRILDVSFSSAHQPLLSSSHNQWKAENRAKASRLQLFRDFGIKRVLLEDGKQQWFGCSKETPRCFGTVHDDTPEYLYQNRWTPPCCLQALRETAKYVINILETSGVRYWLEGGTLLGAARHQDIIPWDYDVDLGIYLEDIPNCDLLRNVDSGSIVDEKGFVWEKAIEGDFYRVQYSEHNHLHVDLWPFYPKNGLMTKDTWMDHRQDVEFPEHFLKPLLPLPFAGFTALAPNNFRSFLELKFGAGVIENPEYPNPARKKLDKGK; encoded by the coding sequence ATGCGCATCACGTTCTGTCAGGGGGTCCTAGCGCTCGCCATTGTCATCAATCTGCTGATACTGTACTACGTCTCGAGGCTGCAGCAGCGGATGTTGCACAGACACAGAGACCACGTCCAGCCTAGCTCCCGGCTGCTGCCTGTCCCCCAGAGGCCCGGGGTGACCGTCATCATCAGGGAGTTCGAGGACTTTGAGAACTACGTCCCTGATGTGGTGCAGGCCTTCCTGAAACAGAAGCCGGAGCAGCCAGTCATGGTGGCAGCAGATACCTTGCCGTACCCTCCGCTTGTATTACCGGATGCTCCCAACGTCCAGCTCGTGATCCTCAAGCCAGCCCCTGACCAGCCTGCCCATATGTCCAGGCCTGATATGTACGTGAAGACGGAGTATGTGGCCCTGGTGCCTGATGGGGTCAAGGTTGATTCCACAAGGCAGCTGGATCGTATGTTAGAAGAGTTCAAAGCCAACCAGGGTAGAGTTCAAATGGTGGCAGCACCTGTGcagtccctcactcccctccAGTGCTTGAACCTAAAGGTCAGCCTTAGAAAGTGGACTGCCGAATACAGCATAGCGCCTTCCACcaggctctgcacagctctgaaGGGAGACGCCGTGATTCTTCTACGCACAAAGGATCTCTTCAACCTTTCCACTCCCTTGGCCAAGCCCCTGCTGACCTCCCTCTTCATCCAGACATCGCTGCGGGGCTGGACGGTCCGAATCCTTGACGTCTCCTTCTCCTCAGCCCACCAGCCTCTGCTCAGCTCCTCGCACAACCAATGGAAGGCAGAGAACCGCGCCAAAGCCAGCCGGCTGCAGCTCTTCCGAGACTTCGGCATCAAGCGGGTTCTCCTGGAGGATGGGAAGCAGCAGTGGTTTGGGTGCAGCAAAGAGACGCCGCGTTGCTTCGGCACCGTCCATGATGATACGCCGGAATATCTCTACCAGAACCGCTGGACCCCGCCTTGCTGTCTACAGGCCCTGAGGGAGACGGCAAAGTATGTCATCAACATCTTGGAGACCTCCGGGGTGCGTTACTGGCTGGAAGGTGGGACACTACTAGGAGCTGCCCGACATCAGGACATCATCCCATGGGATTATGACGTGGATCTAGGGATATACCTGGAGGACATTCCCAACTGCGACCTCCTCAGAAACGTAGACTCTGGCTCCATCGTGGACGAGAAGGGCTTTGTTTGGGAGAAGGCCATCGAGGGCGACTTCTACCGTGTGCAGTACAGCGAGCACAACCACCTGCATGTTGACCTCTGGCCCTTCTACCCCAAGAACGGGCTGATGACCAAGGACACGTGGATGGACCACCGGCAGGACGTGGAGTTCCCGGAGCACTTCCTCAAGCCCCTGTTACCCCTGCCGTTTGCTGGCTTCACGGCTCTGGCGCCCAACAACTTCCGGAGCTTTTTGGAGCTGAAGTTCGGCGCAGGTGTGATCGAGAATCCAGAGTATCCAAACCCAGCCCGGAAGAAGCTGGATAAGGGGAAATAA